tacagGATTCATTTTCTCTTATGAGGTAAACTGAACGAACTGAGCTCCCCATTTTGAAGACAAGCGAAATATATTCAGCGCGTCCAAAACGTCTGTATATCTATTCCGTGGTGATAATGTAAcagattcaaatcaaattagcCTATATGAGTGTAATAGACGCGTGTTTTTAGATTGTTTAAAGGATGTATGGTCTTTTCTTTTACGTGGAGCAAAAGCGGATAGAAGTAATTCCTGAAAAGGGCTTATGTAGAAGAGCAGTATCTATATAGTTTTAGCCTACTGGTCATCCAGCAAAGAGAGGTTCTAGAGAGTCATACTCAATCTCTTAGTAACCGACAAAAACTTCTCTCACCGTGCGTCCAATTACACAATTTTATCTCAAGTGTAACTAAACTCACACTTTTGGTTTGTTCTTCAGTATTATATTTCACCTATAGCCTAATCTTTTTCAGATTGTGAACAATGAAGGATGTTATTGACGTTCTGCAGCTTCAAGCACAAAAGGAAAAATCAAAGAGAGAGTTGGCTACCAACTACAAGGAAGTAGACAGCAGTTTCTATGGTGTACAATTTATATTTGAGTGCGGTAAGCTCATTGGAAAGTTTTTCAGTCTCTACTAAATAGTTCCTTGATGACACTATCAGTTGCATTTGTACTAAAGCCAATACAGATTCAGttatttttgttcataataGTCAATATTTTCGCCAAAGATTTCGATTAATGCCCTTACTTGTTACTTGTTATAGTATTCTCCATGGTCGTTGACCTGAGAATTGTCAAATTCCTTCCCAATCGATGGGGATTCACAGTCTTTGATTCTGATATGTGTGGTCATCTATGTACTCTGCCAGTGTGTAGTAGGGCCCCGGGCCCGTATATTACTTACTTCATACATCCATCCTTTGTCATGAGCAGAAATCTGGATTGACTGTGTGTGTAGTGGACCTGACTTGGTCCTTGTAGTAGGGTTCGACGTATGAGTTACGTCAAAATAACACTTATACAAGGGTATCTAACCTCTAATCAAGTTTTTTACAACTTTCATCAAAATGCCTGTAAAAGTATCACATTTGTCGCTTGAGGTTTATGTTTCTGGCCTCAAATATTCCTCCACAGAGCACAAGGTGACTCTATCAACCAGTTCTTGATTCTTTACCTGAAATCCTGTCATCAAAGCTATTCACTTCATTTGGCAAGATGTTGTACATTCGCAGGGCTAATACCGAAAAGCAATCCTGTTTCTTACTCAGTCTGCAAAATGGGACGTCAGGCCACAAGGCTGGGTCGCCATAGCGACATCACTGAAACACCTGTGGTGGTCCAGTAAGGACCAGGATAGGTGGCAGGTCTGGTGACTCGAGTGAGTCACCAGCTGGCCGGGTCCAGGCTGGTAACGCTAGGGTTATGAGCCCAATAAAAACTATATAAactgttgatattttttatgaCTATTGTATAATTGGTGCAGTCTTATGATGGATTTTGCCAAATAGAATTTTTCCCTGGTGTCATGCTGTTTAATagagattttattttcaatttctatgtaATTAAACAACATTGCTGAATAAGTACATACTAGCAAGAGTCATCCTTTAAAAGTCTCCTTGCATGATTTGTTGAATTTCAGTCCCCCTATACATCTAAAAGCTTTTTTATGCCATAAAAACGCTTTATTTGCAGTGGAGCAGTTCCACTGCGATCGGtttttcacattttcaagtACCGTAATATTATGAACCGATAATATTCCTCTGGCTCAAATGTAATtgaaactattttatttttgtttttcaggtACAAAACTGAATTCACATCCGCTAACTATTGCTACGGCCGCGACTCTATTTCACAAGTTTTTCAAGGAAGCTGATAAATCATCCTACGATCAATATGTGAGTTAATCACCATTACACTTTTGTAGTTgtattatctatctatctataataggctataataaaggaaagaatcggcttatacatgtagggaatagaaaattcacaaatgacgcatcatcacgtctgtactgttgaacttgaaattttacaaatagattccttatttaccgaggatggttataggcctattttgaattgaagatttcattacgtcaagtttttaattagacacttgcggagcacgggttacctgctcaATGTTGTTGAATTACTATATATCAAGTTTATATATGCAAAAgatgtcagttccacataattttatttaagACATTCTAATCAAAAATATCTCTGATGATGATGCTTCAAGTGCATTATGAATATagtttgaatataatttaagtTTAAATTATGTGAAACTGGCAACATCTCTTTCATATCACCGTAATATGAAGAAATTACACTACATCTATGTCCACATAATCCCCAGGCTTGTATTATAACACAATATTCGGAAGATATAATAAACCAATCCAGTAACAAACTGCTAATTAGATAAATAGGACGATGTGGATTTGTGCACATGGTCAAATTGAACCGCCTAGGATACAACACAACACTCATGTAGAAGACGATTTTGCTCCACCTATTCAAAAGGTCTCTTTCAAAAGATCACCTTCATTTGATAGTGACAAAAAAAGGAGTAGGCTATTCAATTAATCCAGAAGTCATGCAGAAAATGATAGGTTATAGCTTTAAATAGTATGTGAAGTAGAATGTATATTTAGTCTTGAGGTAATTCCTATtctattaagcgagcaatttctatatgtttGTCTCAAAAACGGCTTTTATGATGttgatttttccaaattttcatttcaagacTTGTACTttcaagcgaagctcggttcccctGATATTCAGACGAAATTGAACAAGCAATCTAATATTAGGTGTTCTATCTAGAAGATGCATTTGCCTTACTGCTTGGGCTCATTATTGGTGTGTGGATTAgcaaaatttcattaaaatttggACATTGGCGCATTTGCAGTGCGTCCCTGACCATGTGCGCAATTCGACCGTGTCTTATAAATATGAGGACAACCATTCACAGTTTGATCTATTCACAAGATACGATGATGGAAACGAGCTCTGCTATTCAGTGTTTACATTCACATCCAATTTCtcagataaaatattttctatttttattaaatcatttattGATCAAACTATACACATTTAATTACAATGACTGGGAACCCATAACGGTTCCTCTCCCGTATTTTGATAGACATACTTGTCCAAAAACCAATACGTAATTGAAGAACGCTCAGTATCCTTGTTGGAACGATGTATCCTAGAGGCTAGTTTCGCTAGTTATCAATTATAAGCTTCAAAATCATTTCCCGTTTGCTTGTCACACACATAAAACTCATCCATCTCTCAACATCATCCAAGCACAAAGTGTaataaatctataataaaaaggaaagaattgatttatacacgtacggaataggaaattcacgaaaggcgcatcatcacgtctgaactgctggactgattaacttgaaattgattaacttgactgattaacttgcatATAGGTTCTCAATTTACCTAtaggttatagacctattttgacttcttcaatatttcagtaggtctagttttcagtttgtcaagttttttattagacatttgcggagcacgggttacctgctagtctataataaatGACTGTTAGGTATTCCAGTGTTAGGCTTTTAGTGAAATATATATTGTGTGATGTATTGCAGCTTATAGCGACGACATGCCTGTACCTGGCGTCAAAGATGAAGGACGAGGTGTTGAAGGTTCGCGACGTGATGAATGTGTCGCACAACACTCTGAGCCGAGGCTCGGCGCCACCCCTCGACCTCAACGACGAGTACTGGGCCATGAGAGACGCCATCGTGCAGGCCGAACTGCTCATTATGCGCATGCTCAAGTTCCAGGTGCAAACTGTTCATCCACACAAGGTACCATTGATCAATTACGAGATACTAATATTAAAAGTAAAAGGGAAATATACTATAATCAACTCATCATCTTTGTTCTTCGTCACGAGCTGCAATTATCAATAAGCAGTAGtcagattcacttgaaactgtcagcactgtttgaatgggaagcattcatattatttacaaGGTCTGTTGATGGTTTGAACTGAAACTTACTTTGATAATAGCCTACATTGTTTGCTTagagccgtttgcacagtcaaaccttaaggtgcgtacagatatacgcgccgtgaacatgagcaattcacttttaatcagctgatgccaagcttttcatatctgtaccttaccgtttctgtaaaaatacagatatagtcagctgattaaaattgaattgctcatgttcgcggcgcgaatatctgtacgcacctttacactgAATTCAATCTCGGTCAGTTTTGTCAGTCAACATCTGTAATCTGTCgttaagaaaaaaatggcggcgtTCTGTTTACTGTCATGTTGAAAGTAGATTGTtatgtttaattatttattcgtggTTTTtacgattattttttattagattaattcgttGTTTTAATATGGAAAGGCCAAATAATGCTAGAAGAAGAGCATACAAATTGGCATTTGAGAGTGACAGTGATGATTATTATGTTGTTCGCCGACCTAGATGGATAAGAGAAAGAGttaatgattttaataatttggacGATATCGGCTTATTTTTTAATAAGATTGACAAGATGCGTTCTTTCACTGTTCATGAATGTTGGGTCCATGCTTCTTTTGATAGCTTTAGGCAACACAACATTGACAGAATGGCTAGAAGACATcctgtgaaatttgaaattttacttatttacaaaaaaaaaaaacaatctgtagaacaattattaaaacactacagcctaaattaaatttaataaatcatgCAACtaaaaaaactacaatataataaaatattaattactaAAATTTGTAGGCTAGTCTCCACTCATTTTGGTAAACAAAACTTGTGATTTCAGAATCTAGTTGGATTTTCTAGGTTGGGTTTTACATGTTTACAACGTGAAACAAGTGTCATGGCGGCTCACAGCCACCCTGATCCACTCTAATCTGTCGTTTCGTAACGTAACATTAGTTTTCGTTGGTgaaatcaaatttcttaatctttcgTTAAAGTCATCAGTTAGTGTTAGCTGGAGATTACTAAGCGAAGCGTTAACGTGAATTTGGTGAAACTCACCCTTAATTAAGTTTAAAATGACATCTAGTTTAAACGGATACTGTGCCAAGAGTGTAAACATTTGAAATGTAATTCATTCAACCTTTAGTTTTGGAATGTTCCACTTCTGTGTTGTGTAGAAGATGAAGTGGTAGATatagatattgaataaaataaagagtagTTTAGCAACCGAAACTAGTTTATAAATTGTTCAAAGTAATAAATCAGTGGCTGTGATAATTTCAAGTCGCtttcaatgtttgattcaactttaaaatgCTGTGTGAATTGGCGTGAGATTGTCCAATAGTGTGATTGTACTCAAtgtaataatacaattttagatatttcatcaatagctgcgattattaattcaaaagtaaattatgcaaattaattaattaaagtCTGTTGTTACTTCCGAAGGTGTGATTGtattaaatgtaataaataaacgAATAATTCATCAGTTTCATTCAGTCACAAACTGATATTCtcaattcattaataataaatcttattatattaattattaaattgataacGAACTATCTTCTATAGataattttcttctttcttgtcTGTAATATTACTCGTATGACCAAGTACAAATATTCTAAACATTCTCCCAAATATTAGACACAGAGACTGTTTTGTCGTTTGCTAAATGATATCCTTCGTTGTACATATTGTGCTTCGTTCTACCGTAAGCTGGTTCCATATCATTTATCGATGATACTATCATGTTTTGTATTTAATTGGGGTTTTGACGATTCTGAAATGATATAGATAGATGGTCTAAGAAGAGTGCTGTTATTGTTTCTCCTCATAAAATTAGTACGAGttaatttttagtgaaattaatttgttaatcTCTCAAAATCTTAACATGTTGCCAAAACATATTTtgctattaaatttattcatcgataatttttcatatattaatttcaaatgctattttttcgtttaatttgaataattgtttgatgatttaaaaactattaatttttgtttgcaGTTCATGTTGCACTATTTGAAAAGTTTACAAGGCTGGTTGAAGCCGGAAGATTGGAAACGAGTGCCATTAGTGCAAGCTTCCTATGCTTTTCTACAGGTTGGTTTTCCATCATTCAACTATACAGAgtgtcatatgtatgggaacccttcaataagttggtaactgttttagatataatactgtaacttttagGATAAGTTgatggtcgaatactctaccttttgacctacaattgaatttcaacccctcataagggggtgactcaaatattttaatattttaaagcCCCTTATAAGGGGTTGAATTTCAGtagtacgtcaaaaggtagagtattcgaccaataacgtATCCTAaaagttacaatattatatctacaacagtctccatcttattgaagggttcccatacatatgactcactctgtataactagGCCTATAATTCTGTAATCTTTGACAATCAATAATTTGAGGACATATGCACTGTTTTATTTCTTGCTTGTTCAATGATGAGTGCAGTATTCatgaaattgtttatttataatCAGATTTTTATTAACTTTCTTGTTCAGGATGAGATCATAATTCTGTCATCATTCGCTTACTTTTGTATCGATATTTTCTTATATTTGGATTTTGTATAGCCAATTTGCTTGCTATAGGctaaattaatatttcccgataagaaatttttcaataaaaaaaaatgatctCTGAGCAATCGCAAGGCTTCACTACTCCACTTTAATGATGCAATCCGCCATTAAGATAAGAGTTTGAGACATTATTTTTgtcagaaattgaaaataatgttctattcactttattatatactattacatTATAGTAGAACATCATTTTCAACTCTctgacaaaaataatatttcaaacttttttttAATGGCGGATTTCATCATTAAAGTGGAGTAAAGAAGCCTTGTGATTGTTTCAGAGATTACACATCCTTCTAAtggatattttcaaatttgtgtcATGGTTCGAATATACCTAACTATAGTTCTATTTAATCAATGCTCAATGCAATAAAAGTAATAGTGAAATAGTAGTAGTAAATAGTGATAGTATAGTGaagtagtagttctgtaaacagtagacctcacgcagtattctcatccacaagtacctgatgtcacttgtttcaaatgttaacaaactcagtttacgtttgaatttgtattccataagatataattcatccagttccgtgataatctttctatctgatgaaaattaatcttttacaataaaaaatgttataatttctccagcattatttagttcatttatttatttttaatcacctattgaaTTAGGTTTTTGGAACGTGAGAATATTGACACTAATGgtcacgcataataataccatgactgcaaaacaaaatattgtaaccaaagaccttaaagctgcgattagaccaaagttattaacaaaatgttaataactcaatccttatagattatattagattgaacataacttatcatacacatgatgaagatgtgtgtttgtcaacttccgttcaatctaatagaatctataaggattaagctattaacattatgttaataactttggtgttaacccagcttaaagatgcatacctctttaaggtctttgattgaaactatagaccttatacaaatacagtaatagactggcttctccacacataattatgtgtaatcacttgtcagctcatttatgatgaataattctatagtctgatttttactctaatattggcgtatgaacgaggctcatttttccttttatatccttgagatgcaaaatttccaaaaaccttgtatatacgtcgacgcgcaatttaaaaaggaacatacctgtcaaatttcatgaaaatctattaccgcgtttccccgtaaatgcgcaacatataaacatttaaacattcaatcatttaaacattaagagaataatgccaaaccgtcgacttgaatattagacctcacttcgctcggtcaattatttcaatCACATATTCACAGCTGTGAATAGTAAATTGGTAGAGAGATTGAATACCCTACTTAGAGAGATTGAATACCCGAGAACTAGGAAGATAGAGTAGAttggttgaaattaatttgatcaTGCTGGTGCTTCCAGATTACGGTTCCAGTTAGTAGGTAATTAAAATTCAGCCGAAACTCATTCGTATTCCTGCATTTGCTATAAAATTGTTAGTTGCTTATAGACAGATCactattatttgttttaataattatattaatatatgtaAATATTGCTTCTTagttaatttatcaaaatttacatTAATCAAAATTCACattaatcaaaattgtttttGTAGTACCGGAGTCGTTTATTCAGAATAATGAGTTCAGTTGTTTATGAGTCATTTTACAAATTTAGTGGAACCAAATTTGATTAGTTCaaatgtaaaacaaaaattaattgttgGTAATTTTCAGGATTTCCACTATGACCCTAGCATTGTGGATGTGAAACCGGAGCATATTGCCGTAGCTGCTATAAATTTGGCTCTCCAGTGCTACGGTGTTCACGTTCCTCACACTGCTGAGGAAGAAGGCAACGTTTGGTATTCTGTAAGTATTTACACACTACTgatctattaatttattactatttccAGTTAAATGTTTTTAGTACAATAATTGCAAAATAAAGTAACAATagtacataatttattatattcgtagtcaataaatcaatcaatcaatacgcTTTGGGTCATAACAAATTTCTGTATTGGATATCGATATAATTAAACTTGTTTATTCAATGTATAGTTGCATTTATTATGTGTGTTTCAATTGAGTCAGATGATGGTTTAAACTAGAATTTGAGTTCAACACtgcttgatattgtcaaaaccactaatttttactttccttgccctattaccataggtaagggaagtattgatttccgaaaaaaattaaggtaccctaatttctaaatttctatacgtttcaaggtcccctgagtccaaaaaagtggtttttctgtatgtgtgtgtgtgtacacgatatctcatctcccaattgatggaatgacttgaaatttggaacttaaggtccttacaatataaggatccgacaggaacaatttcgataaaatgcgattcaagatggcggctaaaatggagaaaatgttgtcaaaaacagggttgttcgcgattttcttgaatacggctccaacgattttgattaaattcatacctaaaatagtcattgataagctctatcaactgccacaagccccatttctgtaaaaatttcagaagctccgtcccatctatgcaaagttcgattttagattcccaattatcaggcttcagatacaatttaaacaaaaaaattcgagtggaaaagaatGAGTATGAATATatctgcaattaatgttcagtaacattttcacctaaaattgaaaataagctcgaaattcgaaaaaatgtgattaatccaattgcaaactgttggcaactgttgattctattaaatgattcactatgaagagatagcagacctatgtctccagcgttattgtcctgtcaccagctggctcagatctttgtttataagtaaacttgagatgcgcgtgaacactagcgtcaggtgatcaattttcataacggcaaggaaagttgtgtgagtgcgccacaccagattttttgaaacaatttgagatattaTGGTTTAAATATTGTATGGAATCAACTTTATATTATCAAAAACATCAATTTATGAAACCAATTTGATATGTACTAGTTTCTGTTTTACACCATTTACACTAgataattgttttaataaatttcaataaattagtggtttaCTACCCTTAGAAGTAGAAGTTGCTTGGTGTAAAGACATCAAAAGAATTCCTATTTTAATAATGGATTATATTAAATCAAATTCTTCAAATAACTTTTCGCCAGTAAACCATCATCTTCTAGCATTAGATGTTTGTCCGACACTAAGACCCAGTTtcttcttaagctgcgtttacaccaaatttattaacaaaatgttaataacttaatccttatagattggggcaccaagcttcgctagttatttatttatttattgataaaaaatcattaaaaattattggGGAAAGACTAATATGCACAGCCCAAAGCTGTTTattccccgaatttcgatttatacactataaatagtccaaaaagtaggttatgttttaaaacagaaattttaaaacagaatttgaaatttgattgttaagtcaacaaatcagatattttgatcaagttaattaaaatttctttctcatgagataagctgattgattaagaGCCCcccaaataatcaatcattctaaataattagagtatatcataatttttaaggttatcattttacagttttaagtgattagtgagtgttattttgttattcaatttggtttgtaaacaatctaaattggaacttttctgttttcaaatgtttggattgaaaattgaacctgaattcaagtgtataaaacataacatactttttggactatttaaagtgtataaatcaaaattcggggaagaattAGTATTGGGcagtgcctgttagtccttccccaatcattttagagaattgtgttatgtttatcaataaatattaaacagatctttgatgtataattttttagagATAAAATTCTTGATTCTCTAAACAGAATGGCTGTGGAAtatctcctcttctttcttaaTCCCGCCTTGAGAATTGCTTTCTGTACAATCACTACTCTATTGATATGTACATGATATGCAGCGCCCCAGGCCAGCAAtccatattcatttttttcaattcaattttattaaaacacacaaaacaagacaaaacaaaatgacaaagaattacaaaacaaataaaatacaataaaatgctacagatataaaaaaaacatgggctttgtggttgggtgtgttggagaagagaaaaaaagagaggaagatacctagccaactatggtttcccatgtaataggcaggcaaataagaaaagagagaattgatgaggaaaaaagggaagggagaaatggggggaaggaagaaaacagaggaataggtacgcaaaataaaggtaagcgggtccactgaaaaatgaaaaaacaatgctggagcagaaatcttgaGTCTTAtttatctaaatggaagaagaaattactgtatggccagttttttatatccagtttaatttttccgttGAATATGGGTTTGATTAATATActttttaattatcagtttttgtgctacaaataattcaacactatgacagttgaaaaagcctccccaaacaactatgccatactgcagaattgacttgactagagcatgatgcATAATTTTCAGgtggtggttcttattaagaattctgttaacttggtaaaatttaaaagataaatatctcatttttcttcatatGTATTTAACATGAACATCctatttaaggttttcatcaattatgttTTCAACAATACGCTATGgattctctatggtattagtgACTTTTTAAttgtgggacaatcacaattacccaattgcactgagaatggattctcaaatcttgattatTGTTAGGCTGCCCTATTccatttgcagagaaagttatttaattaggtttttcaatatttaaacataaGGTATTCTTATgtaaccacttcttaattaaaggCATATTATGTTCAGCTATGGTATgtacttcattccatgaattaccgtgTAATTCtagtttagaagtcttaaattcaAAAAGTCATTTAattagagtatgaaaaggatggtagaaagtacagtaccttgaggaagactaTAAGAATTtaagttacagatggaattaaatagagaatgcatttattcaaatactaattaatatataattattatttaacgaaaatcctaaataaatgctgtaaatcaccccgaagacttctgctactgcagacattgacaacagggttaacagctagatggaaattcgatgagaactactatccaaaaattatttgccagcccgggaatcaaacccggtacctcccaattgctagtcaggaatgcttacccttacaccaaactgacaatctctggatagcagcgctcattttatacgaagccatagcggccaaccagtttacagatggaattaaatagagaatgcatttattcaaatgctaattaatatataattattatttagcgaaaatcctaaataaatgcagtaaatcaccccgaagacttctgctactgcagacattgacaacagggttaacagctagatggaaattcgatgagaactactatccaaaaattatttgccagcccgggaatcaaacccggtacctcccaattgctagtcaggaatgcttacccttacaccaaactgacaatctctggatagcagcgctcattttatacgaagccatagcggccaaccagtttacagatggaattaaatagagaatgcatttattcaaatgctaattaatatataattattatttaacgaaaatcctaaataaatgcagtaaatcaccccgaagacttctgctactgcaggcattgacaacagggttaacagctagatggagattgtcagtttggtgtaagggtaagcattcctgactagcaattgggaggtaccgggttcgattcccgggctggcaaataatttttggatagtagttctcatcgaatttccatctagctgttaaccctgttgtcaatgtatgcagtagcagaagtctttacAGCATTAtaagggtgatttacagcatttatttaggattttcgttaaataataattataacttaAGTTAGTTatactagattgatcatttatggttagggactgggttctattactcagatagcttttgaacaatttaagcgagactcctctgaaaccataggactctagtttattgaacaaagtattatgagatattgtatcaaaagctttgcgtatatccaggaagaccgcaatagttttcttattggagtttattttatcagataaagtatt
The sequence above is drawn from the Nilaparvata lugens isolate BPH chromosome 2, ASM1435652v1, whole genome shotgun sequence genome and encodes:
- the LOC111044143 gene encoding cyclin-Q is translated as MKDVIDVLQLQAQKEKSKRELATNYKEVDSSFYGVQFIFECGTKLNSHPLTIATAATLFHKFFKEADKSSYDQYLIATTCLYLASKMKDEVLKVRDVMNVSHNTLSRGSAPPLDLNDEYWAMRDAIVQAELLIMRMLKFQVQTVHPHKFMLHYLKSLQGWLKPEDWKRVPLVQASYAFLQDFHYDPSIVDVKPEHIAVAAINLALQCYGVHVPHTAEEEGNVWYSVFVDDLSKDMLWDLMEKIMDVYDSEPQKH